Proteins found in one Triticum aestivum cultivar Chinese Spring chromosome 4D, IWGSC CS RefSeq v2.1, whole genome shotgun sequence genomic segment:
- the LOC123096472 gene encoding peroxidase 4 encodes MAARAIAVLSLILALVAIASGGASAQLSSGFYSRSCPGMLKAVRSALHPAIARERRVGASIVRLFFHDCFVQGCDASLLLDDAPGLRGEKNATPNKNSARGFEVIDAVKAAVEGCCPGVVSCADILAIAAEESVVFLGGPSWEVKMGRRDSTTASFNGAENNIPPPTSGLANLTSLFAAQGLSQKDMVALSGAHTIGLARCTNFRDHIYNDTNIDAGFARSRQSGCPRATGSGDNNLAPLDLQTPTVFENEYYKNLVQKRGLLHSDQELFNGGAADTLVREYVGSQSAFFKDFVEGMIKMGDITPLTGSNGQIRMNCRRVN; translated from the exons ATGGCAGCGCGCGCCATTGCTGTCCTCTCGCTCATCCTCGCGCTGGTCGCCATCGCCAGCGGAGGAGCCTCGGCGCAGCTGTCGTCGGGCTTCTACTCCCGCTCCTGCCCGGGCATGCTCAAAGCCGTGCGCTCGGCGCTGCACCCGGCCATCGCCAGGGAGCGCCGCGTGGGCGCCTCCATCGTCCGCCTcttcttccacgactgcttcgtccaGGGCTGCGACGCCTCGCTGCTGCTGGACGACGCGCCGGGCCTGCGCGGCGAGAAGAACGCCACGCCCAACAAGAACTCCGCCAGGGGGTTCGAGGTAATCGACGCCGTCAAGGCGGCCGTCGAGGGGTGTTGTCCCGGCGTCGTCTCGTGCGCCGACATCCTCGCCATCGCCGCCGAGGAGAGCGTTGTCTTC CTGGGTGGCCCGAGCTGGGAGGTGAAGATGGGGCGGAGAGACTCGACCACGGCGAGCTTCAACGGCGCCGAGAACAACATCCCGCCGCCGACGTCGGGGCTCGCCAACCTTACGTCCCTCTTCGCCGCGCAGGGGCTCTCCCAGAAAGACATGGTCGCACTCTCAG GAGCCCACACAATCGGCCTAGCACGCTGCACAAACTTCCGGGACCACATCTACAACGACACAAACATCGACGCCGGCTTCGCCAGGAGCCGCCAGTCAGGCTGCCCTCGTGCTACCGGCTCAGGCGACAACAACCTGGCACCGCTAGACCTGCAAACCCCCACGGTCTTCGAGAACGAATACTACAAAAACCTCGTCCAGAAGAGGGGCCTCCTGCACTCAGACCAGGAGCTCTTCAATGGTGGCGCTGCCGACACGCTGGTCCGGGAGTATGTCGGTAGCCAGAGTGCCTTCTTCAAGGACTTTGTGGAGGGAATGATCAAGATGGGGGACATCACGCCGCTGACGGGGTCGAACGGACAAATTAGGATGAACTGTAGGAGGGTCAACTAA